GATCGAATACTTAGAAAATTAGAAGCTTTATTAGCTGTTGCAGATAAAAAAAATTCTTTAATAATAACAGGTAATGGAGACGTTATTCAACCGGAAAATAATATAATAGCCATAGGATCAGGTGGGTGTTATGCTCAAGCAGCTGCATACGCTTTATTGAATAATACAAATTTAAATGCTTTAAATATTGTTAAAAAATCATTAACGATTGCAGCAAACATTTGTATATATACAAATAATTCTTTTACTATAAAAGAACTATCAATAAAAAATTAAGGAAAAAAAATGGCTTCCATGACGCCTAAAAAAATAGTTAAAGAATTAAATAAATTTATTATTGGTCAATTAGAAGCAAAAAAAGCAGTAGCTATAGCATTAAGAAATAGATGGAGAAGAATGCAGTTAAAAAATAACTTAAAAAATGAAATTACTCCAAAAAACATTCTTATGATAGGACCCACTGGTATTGGAAAGACTGAAATTGCTAAAAGATTAGCAAAATTATCTAATGCTCCATTTATAAAAGTTGAAGCCACAAAATTTACTGAAGTTGGATATGTTGGAAAAGAAGTAGATTCAATTATAAGAGAACTAACAGACATATCAGTAAAAATGATTCGAATAAAAACTATAAAAAAAAATAGAAAAAAAGTAAAAAAATTAGCAGAAGAAAGAATTTTAGATGTACTAGTTCCAGGAGCAGTAAAACATTTAAAAAAAGATAAAAAAAACGAAAGACCACTAAAAACTATACAAAGCTTTCGTAAAAAATTAAAAGAAGGAAAATTAGATAATAAAGAAATAGAAATTAACGTTTTAGGTTCCACAATGGGAATAGAAATTATGGCTCCTCCAGGAATGGAAGAATTAACTAATCAATTACAATCATTATTTCAAAATTTAAGTGGACCAAAAAAAAACATAAGAA
The window above is part of the Buchnera aphidicola (Periphyllus testudinaceus) genome. Proteins encoded here:
- the hslV gene encoding ATP-dependent protease subunit HslV; translated protein: MTTILSIRTKNKVVIGGDGQATLGHTIMKSNVKKVRTLYNKKVIAGFAGSTADAFTLFELFEKKLSIYQGQLKRAAIELAKDWRNDRILRKLEALLAVADKKNSLIITGNGDVIQPENNIIAIGSGGCYAQAAAYALLNNTNLNALNIVKKSLTIAANICIYTNNSFTIKELSIKN